Genomic segment of Perognathus longimembris pacificus isolate PPM17 chromosome 11, ASM2315922v1, whole genome shotgun sequence:
agactcagccataccacccaggccctaagttcaagctacacaaccgacaaaaaaaaaaaaaaaaaaaagctaaaaataagaatgaacaaAACTGGTACTCCTTGACAGGCATACGTAGCAGAGAAAGAGTAGGAAAGGCAGGACAAACTCAGTCTTGGAATATTTGTTAGTTTAGCTAAGAAATaaagacaacaaagaaaacagaagtgaatTACCTCTGAGGTATAGCGGGCTTTAAGGAAACTAATATCTGAACTAAGGTTATTCAATTCTGAGACTACGCAAAAAAACTTATGTTTTACTTCACATTGAGAAGACTTCTTGTGTTCAACTGGTGATTTGATTTTCCCTACACCAtaatccctttaaaaaaaaaaaaaaagctttacttCCCATTACTGGAAGAGGCAAAAAGTACTTAGTGGTTGGTATTTAGCATGGCACTGGCAGGGTACCAAGAACAGGGGCCTACAAGCATACTGTATCTCAAGTTCATTGCTGCCTTTAGTCAAGAAGTGCTGTTTTCTCCTGAATAGTGTATTGAAAATGGAAGACCCTTGAGAAACGAGTAAAATGAACACTCACCTGTTCTGTCCTCAACCTGTTTTTACCAACAATTTACTATACATAGATTCTTTATGTACTGTTTatggaacaaacacacacaatgttCTTTTTGCTAAAGCTATGGAAGGTTCAGGGTAAAGTTGAAGATGTTAAACATCAACTTATCTCTAATATTTCATCCACCAAATAGTACAGCATGTACTTCCAAAGGACATTTTCCCTACAAAGCCATAATGCCATTATCATAACTGAGAAATGGGACACTGACACAATATATCTAAAATACAGTCTAGACTGTAAAATGCTGCTTGTAACTTGTCCCTCACTTTTGGGCTCCAAGGCAGTATCAGCCTGATGTATGTGTCTGTTATGTCATGTTATGTGATGTTTAAACagtcaatatttaaatttttgattAGGTGGGTATGACAGCATAAAGAATGATGGTTAGGGTTCCCTTATttcatagctttaaaaaaaaatcaagaaaaattaatgtgacatttcatatttgttttccttttaaaaattatagtttTTTTCATAACAAAATAAGCCTTTTATTACCCATTCAAAAGGCTAGTAAAAGAAATTAGtaggaagaaaaaatgaagaatgaaggttaaaatatcttttttcatTTACTCCGCAAACAATACACTAAAGTTAAGGGAAAGAGACAGTATCTGCCTAGGCAAGATTACAGTATTGGAAACGGGCATCCACTCATTTGTAGATAATTATTCAGGTGATCTGTAtactataataaattatatatacctTAGCAGAGGTCATCACTTTAACAATGATGAAGTTCTTTGTAGACAGCTTTGGTTTTCTATTCCTGAGTTACTTTACCACATGGCAGATTCTGCATATCCTCCAACAATTTTGGACCCTAAAGATAGCTACTAAGCTTAAATATACAAGAAAATGAACCCTCAACAAAATCTGGCTGGTGGACACAGTATATATactacttctttttaaaataatttttgatacACAGCTCAGATTCACAACATATACGAGATTGCTTTTACATGGAGAAACTCAAGACTAATTCTGATTATATACCATCAGAAGTTTAAATGTTAAATCTTTTACTTACCAGTGGAAGGTTTCTTCCAGGAACAGTGGGGAAGTCATGATGTTCATTGTGATAACCCACATTGAAGGTGAGTAAATTCAGAGGCCCATAATATGAATAAGTTTCATGTCCTTTTAAGAACATGTAATGTTCAGCTATAAAATGTCCAGAAATTGGATGTAAACCCAGACCAAGTAAAGATGCGGCCAACATGTAGACTAAAGACTTAATTCCGAACACACAGTAAACAATAATGTCAAAAATAATCTGAGCCACAGTATTGATAACTTCCAGATAAGAAATTGGTTTGGGGTTGATGAACAGAGGCCGGAAACTATAAAAGAGAGGCTGAAGAATAACCCACACCAACTTCCTGAATGTGGTACAGAAGAACCAGCCCTCAAAATCAGTAGGAATGTCCACATCAATGCCATCAGCTCCGAGGTATCGATGATGATCCATGTGATACCTCTTAAAGGAAATTGAATATGGAACCCCAATAGGGAGATTCGCAAACATTCCAAACCAGCGATTCCACAGTGACTTGTGATGGCCAAAGGCAAAGTTGTGGGAAATTTCATGAATAGCCAGAGTCATTGAGTGGTTAAGGCAACTGCCGAAGACATAGGCCCAAAATATGACCCATTTCCAGTCCAAGTCTTTTACTAAGTAAAATGCAACCACCTGAGTGAAAAACATCGTAATTATAATCCATATCAAGTTGGGATCAGGTTTCATCAAGGATTTTATCTCTGGATACTTGGCTGTAAGGAAAACCAAATAACAATCAGGAATGAAGTAAATTACAGAGTCTAGCAATAATAAATATTCCTCTAAATCATAATGCTCCCTAACAAAGCCTTTACCaagtatttctttcctttaagGAAAGAATATATCCTGACATTAAATAAAATACTATGACACAATTATATCAATGTTTAGCCAAAGCTTTGTCATATTTAAAACTTTAACACATCTGACAAAGGGCAGTTACATTTTACAGATATTCTAATATCATGAAAAATAAACCtcagccagacatggtggtataCAGTTAAatatggtggtacatgtctgtaccCCCagccctcagaaggctgaggcaagaggacagagttcaaggccagcttgggtacATACGGAATTCCAGGACAAtccaggctacatagcaagaccctgtgtcaaaaaagcaagtcaaacaaaCAACTAATAGGTCAGGCTTGGTAGATCATagttgtattcctagctacctgggaggcagagatcaggggatCATAATAGGGTAATTCAGGAATAATTTATAAGACTTCATTTCAACCAACAGCAATGACCCATCATGGTGATGCAAGAAAGTACAAACAGGACTATCTTGCTCCAGGTGAGCCCAGGCAGGCATAAAGCAAAACCCAATCTGCagcgtgaaaaaaaaaaaaagctgtcaacGTGGAT
This window contains:
- the LOC125359474 gene encoding sphingolipid delta(4)-desaturase DES1, with product MGSCVSREDFEWVYTDQPHTDRRREILAKYPEIKSLMKPDPNLIWIIITMFFTQVVAFYLVKDLDWKWVIFWAYVFGSCLNHSMTLAIHEISHNFAFGHHKSLWNRWFGMFANLPIGVPYSISFKRYHMDHHRYLGADGIDVDIPTDFEGWFFCTTFRKLVWVILQPLFYSFRPLFINPKPISYLEVINTVAQIIFDIIVYCVFGIKSLVYMLAASLLGLGLHPISGHFIAEHYMFLKGHETYSYYGPLNLLTFNVGYHNEHHDFPTVPGRNLPLVRKIAAEYYDNLPHYNSWLKVLYDFVMDDTISPYSRMKRPPKGHESLD